Proteins encoded in a region of the Spirochaeta lutea genome:
- a CDS encoding ABC transporter ATP-binding protein, whose protein sequence is MATVELKSVSKVYDGGVQAVKSADITIQDKEFVVLVGPSGCGKTTTLRMIAGLEDISGGDLFIDGKRVNDVPPKDRDIAMVFQNYALYPHMTVYDNMAFGLKIRKMPKETIQQRVDEAADILEIRELLERRPKALSGGQRQRVAVGRAIVRHPKVFLFDEPLSNLDAKLRVQMRAEISSLHTRLQATMIYVTHDQVEAMTMGDKIVVMRNGVIQQIGDPLSLYNQPVNRFVAGFIGSPPMNFLAAQVTEEGGKIWIDEGTFKMAIEGRYAEPLKPYVGKAVTFGIRPEDCQYDMKAAEGSFIPTTVEVIEPLGAETHVYVNTGKHQLIARTEPSIAFSVGDKAKFVPNLDKAVFFDGETEEAINL, encoded by the coding sequence ATGGCAACTGTTGAACTCAAGTCCGTCAGCAAAGTGTATGACGGCGGTGTGCAGGCGGTTAAGTCTGCAGACATAACCATTCAGGACAAAGAATTTGTTGTTCTGGTAGGTCCATCCGGATGTGGTAAGACCACCACTCTCAGAATGATAGCCGGTCTGGAAGATATTTCCGGCGGCGATCTGTTTATCGACGGAAAGCGGGTGAACGATGTACCCCCGAAAGACCGGGACATCGCCATGGTTTTCCAGAACTACGCTCTGTATCCCCACATGACCGTGTACGATAACATGGCCTTCGGTCTGAAGATCCGTAAGATGCCCAAGGAAACTATCCAGCAGCGTGTTGACGAGGCTGCGGACATCCTGGAAATCCGGGAACTTCTGGAACGCCGGCCTAAGGCGCTCTCCGGAGGACAGCGACAGCGTGTTGCTGTTGGCCGTGCTATCGTGCGTCACCCCAAGGTATTCCTCTTCGATGAGCCCCTCTCTAACCTTGATGCAAAGCTGCGGGTTCAGATGCGCGCTGAGATCAGCTCATTACACACCCGGCTCCAGGCTACCATGATCTACGTTACCCACGACCAGGTTGAAGCTATGACCATGGGTGATAAGATCGTTGTAATGCGCAACGGAGTCATCCAGCAGATTGGTGACCCTCTTTCCCTGTACAACCAGCCGGTTAACCGCTTCGTAGCAGGATTCATCGGATCTCCTCCCATGAACTTCCTGGCTGCTCAGGTAACAGAAGAGGGCGGGAAGATTTGGATTGATGAAGGCACCTTCAAAATGGCCATCGAAGGCCGGTACGCTGAGCCCCTCAAGCCCTACGTAGGCAAGGCTGTTACCTTTGGTATCCGCCCCGAGGACTGTCAGTACGATATGAAGGCAGCTGAAGGAAGCTTCATTCCTACCACCGTTGAGGTTATTGAGCCCCTGGGTGCAGAAACCCACGTGTATGTAAATACCGGGAAGCACCAGCTCATCGCCCGAACCGAGCCAAGCATCGCCTTCAGTGTTGGCGATAAGGCCAAGTTCGTGCCGAACCTCGACAAGGCTGTATTCTTCGACGGCGAAACCGAAGAAGCTATCAACCTGTAA
- the hemW gene encoding radical SAM family heme chaperone HemW: MHSLYIHIPFCTSRCRYCNFYFETGWSPRIMQRTLEGILQESRRHYHPGFFSARQLKTIYIGGGTPSTVPPDQFDSFLRQLSENLRRTDPSWNPGHLREFCVECNPESLSQALLEVLHNHGVSRISLGVQCFQDDLLHTLGRRATRGHALDALNLLSGFWKGDFNVDLITGIPGQTRQNLLADLDTAREFDPAHISVYSLTIEPRTPLEQYIRAGLAPLPEQEYDTLWFIAHDYLETHGYTNYEISNFARPGAESAHNLSYWAMTPYIGLGPGAVSTLPTGNPRQPAIRTTNPDIFAYSPPSRPLGDYTPHREHLSPWELLADHILTATRTRRGLSRSLLNTRFSLDLPSGRGFPPAMDDLVLRAIRAGAWTEEWIDSPDALSLTSKGRFAHNAVILDLLSSLSELIQNFSLLSTWP; this comes from the coding sequence ATGCACAGTCTCTACATCCACATTCCCTTTTGTACCAGCCGCTGCCGCTACTGTAATTTCTACTTTGAAACCGGTTGGTCCCCCAGGATCATGCAGCGGACCCTGGAGGGCATCCTCCAGGAATCCCGGCGGCACTACCACCCCGGCTTCTTCTCGGCCCGGCAGCTAAAAACCATCTACATCGGCGGGGGTACCCCCAGCACCGTACCTCCGGATCAATTCGACTCCTTCCTCCGTCAACTATCGGAGAACTTACGAAGAACGGACCCATCCTGGAACCCCGGACATCTCCGGGAATTCTGCGTGGAATGCAACCCCGAGTCCCTCTCCCAGGCCCTCCTTGAGGTATTGCACAACCACGGCGTCTCCCGAATCAGCCTAGGGGTCCAGTGCTTCCAGGACGATCTCCTCCACACCCTGGGACGTCGGGCAACCCGCGGTCATGCCTTAGATGCTCTGAACCTTCTCTCCGGTTTTTGGAAGGGTGATTTCAACGTGGATCTCATCACGGGAATTCCCGGCCAAACCCGGCAGAACCTCCTGGCGGACCTGGACACCGCCCGAGAATTTGACCCCGCCCACATCTCCGTCTACAGCCTCACCATCGAACCCCGCACCCCCCTGGAACAATACATCCGCGCCGGTCTCGCCCCCCTCCCGGAGCAGGAATACGATACTCTATGGTTCATCGCCCACGACTACCTGGAAACCCACGGATATACCAACTATGAGATCAGTAACTTTGCCCGCCCCGGAGCCGAATCCGCCCATAACCTCTCCTACTGGGCCATGACCCCCTACATCGGCCTTGGACCCGGAGCCGTCTCTACCCTGCCCACGGGGAATCCCCGGCAGCCGGCTATCCGCACCACTAACCCCGATATATTCGCCTACTCTCCCCCCTCCCGCCCCCTGGGAGACTACACCCCCCACCGGGAACACCTTTCTCCCTGGGAACTATTGGCAGACCATATTCTCACCGCCACCCGAACCCGCCGGGGCTTATCCCGTTCCCTGCTAAACACCCGCTTCTCCCTGGATCTCCCATCGGGCCGCGGGTTTCCCCCGGCCATGGACGACCTGGTGCTCCGGGCGATCCGGGCAGGCGCCTGGACCGAAGAATGGATAGACAGCCCGGACGCCCTCAGCCTCACAAGTAAGGGCAGATTCGCCCACAATGCCGTCATCCTTGATCTCCTCAGTTCGTTATCCGAACTCATCCAGAATTTCAGCCTCCTAAGCACCTGGCCCTGA
- a CDS encoding lysylphosphatidylglycerol synthase transmembrane domain-containing protein, whose amino-acid sequence MNDKTQPDPQEEPIKAAAEPESDYKPQSAKKLARGIALALLFGILVNGLIGIFLDGEKLLSSVSQVSPWIIIVPFACQFGLILINALRTVLIGRHFSQRISPADSFINSMLGVFFNALTPMAAGGQPFQIYHLQRHGFEAKTATNIIFSRFVVNAMALLTVLLFSIPKIIQIAGSVTIGAFVFYLGLIVTFSFAIFFLIVLINPTIIGRISLKLRHNRLGTWIGKISKKPNWSLSLMKWTHSLRTEIQFLWSEKLSTMITDVFLNFLVIFLEGLAVFYPVYMLAGQSIGLLDSIVTFIIVWQVVFYIPTPGASGTIEGFFALVFAGLTGLPEQTLIAVISWRIGTYYLIILLGLLTTFWYLKRDHVSLPKNGHENTNPQTPTP is encoded by the coding sequence ATGAACGATAAGACGCAACCGGACCCCCAAGAAGAACCGATAAAGGCGGCTGCAGAGCCGGAATCTGATTACAAACCCCAATCGGCCAAAAAACTAGCCAGAGGCATCGCTCTGGCCCTGCTCTTCGGCATCCTGGTAAACGGCCTCATCGGCATTTTCCTGGACGGGGAGAAACTCCTTTCATCGGTAAGCCAGGTGTCGCCCTGGATCATCATCGTTCCCTTTGCCTGTCAGTTCGGGCTCATCCTGATAAACGCCCTGAGAACCGTGCTAATCGGCCGGCATTTCAGCCAGAGGATCTCCCCGGCAGACTCCTTTATCAACAGCATGTTGGGAGTCTTTTTTAACGCCCTAACCCCCATGGCCGCCGGAGGCCAGCCCTTTCAGATCTACCATCTCCAACGCCATGGGTTCGAGGCAAAAACCGCAACCAACATCATTTTTTCCCGGTTCGTAGTCAACGCCATGGCATTGCTTACGGTTCTCCTGTTCTCCATCCCGAAGATTATCCAGATCGCCGGATCGGTTACCATCGGCGCCTTCGTATTTTACCTCGGCCTCATCGTAACCTTCAGCTTTGCCATCTTCTTTCTGATCGTACTCATCAACCCCACCATCATCGGCCGTATAAGCCTTAAACTCCGGCATAACCGTCTGGGTACCTGGATCGGCAAGATCTCAAAAAAACCCAACTGGTCCCTATCCCTCATGAAATGGACCCATTCCCTGCGGACGGAGATCCAGTTTCTCTGGTCTGAGAAGCTCTCCACCATGATCACCGATGTGTTCCTCAATTTTCTGGTTATCTTTCTGGAAGGCCTGGCAGTGTTCTATCCCGTGTATATGCTGGCCGGGCAGAGCATCGGATTGCTGGATAGTATCGTAACCTTCATCATTGTGTGGCAGGTAGTATTCTATATTCCCACCCCCGGCGCCAGCGGCACCATCGAGGGCTTCTTCGCCCTGGTATTCGCCGGGCTCACCGGCCTGCCCGAACAGACCCTCATCGCCGTTATTTCCTGGCGCATCGGCACCTACTACCTCATCATCCTGCTTGGACTCCTCACCACCTTCTGGTATCTCAAACGCGATCATGTTAGTCTGCCCAAGAACGGCCATGAAAACACAAACCCCCAAACGCCGACCCCCTAG
- a CDS encoding ABC transporter substrate-binding protein: protein MKRVLSGVLLLILVLGILVTLGCSQEKEVKIGFVGPMTGDYANYGELMSQAVTIAVEEWNANGGIGGVPVALVIEDSEGKADKANAAIEKLASVDRIFGLVGAVFSSSSLAIAPRANQEKIVMISPSSTHADLTGLGEYIFRDVASDALQAQVFAHYVYKELGLRRIAILFTKNDYSQGLAEGFQSTFESLGGQIVAMESGQQGDKDFKTQLTTIKNENPDGLFLPNYVAEIAQMLEQAAQLGIEAQILSADGFSNPEIFDLAGDYVDGVIYSGPEIESEGGSAGTGTEAFTAKYTEKYGVGPDSFSLNSYDGANIIFAAIQKAYEAASDADKESLNLNRDLIRQTVANTQGYRGVSGEITFDAIGDVVKNQGILTVRDGAYSQLGVYRVENDNLLKVD from the coding sequence ATGAAACGTGTGTTATCAGGTGTATTACTCTTGATATTGGTTCTGGGGATCTTGGTGACCCTGGGGTGCAGCCAGGAAAAAGAAGTTAAGATCGGATTTGTCGGTCCCATGACCGGGGACTATGCCAACTATGGAGAGCTGATGAGCCAGGCGGTGACCATTGCCGTAGAGGAATGGAATGCCAACGGCGGTATCGGCGGAGTGCCTGTTGCGTTGGTGATCGAGGATTCCGAGGGTAAGGCGGATAAGGCGAATGCAGCGATTGAGAAGTTAGCCAGCGTAGACCGGATTTTCGGGCTTGTGGGAGCTGTTTTTAGTTCCAGTTCATTGGCTATAGCTCCCCGGGCAAACCAGGAGAAGATTGTCATGATCTCTCCCTCTTCAACCCATGCTGATTTGACCGGCCTCGGGGAGTACATCTTCCGTGACGTGGCCAGCGATGCCCTTCAGGCTCAGGTTTTCGCCCATTATGTCTATAAAGAGCTGGGGTTGCGGCGCATTGCAATCCTCTTTACCAAGAACGATTACAGCCAAGGTCTTGCTGAAGGATTTCAGAGCACCTTCGAATCCCTGGGCGGACAGATTGTGGCCATGGAGAGCGGCCAGCAGGGCGATAAGGACTTTAAAACCCAGCTGACTACCATTAAGAACGAGAATCCCGACGGATTGTTCCTTCCCAACTACGTTGCGGAAATCGCTCAGATGCTGGAACAGGCTGCTCAGTTGGGCATTGAGGCTCAGATTCTCAGTGCTGACGGGTTCTCAAACCCCGAAATCTTCGACCTAGCCGGTGACTATGTGGATGGAGTTATCTATTCAGGTCCTGAGATTGAATCTGAGGGCGGCTCTGCAGGAACCGGTACCGAGGCGTTTACGGCGAAGTACACCGAGAAGTACGGGGTTGGACCGGACAGCTTCAGCCTGAATTCCTATGACGGTGCAAATATTATTTTTGCTGCGATTCAGAAGGCGTATGAGGCTGCCAGCGATGCTGACAAGGAGAGCTTGAATCTGAACCGGGATCTTATCCGCCAGACAGTGGCTAATACCCAGGGGTACCGGGGAGTTTCTGGAGAGATAACCTTCGATGCTATCGGGGACGTGGTGAAGAACCAGGGTATTCTGACCGTTCGAGACGGCGCTTACAGCCAGCTCGGGGTTTACCGGGTGGAGAATGATAATCTGCTGAAGGTGGATTAA
- a CDS encoding DUF4168 domain-containing protein, translating to MSKAKTILPVLLVIGAILTAPAAFAQAEEFSQSDLESFVQALTAIQGIQQDMQGEINEVVENGDMDTDQFYQIHNQISQGTPTDNIPEDQLRIYQEVLNEVTAVEGEAQEKMVEAVEDQGISVDDYNTIITQAQSDPNLMAEIQQLMEG from the coding sequence ATGAGTAAAGCAAAAACAATACTACCAGTACTACTAGTGATAGGAGCAATACTGACAGCGCCCGCTGCCTTTGCCCAGGCTGAAGAGTTTTCTCAATCGGATCTTGAATCCTTCGTGCAGGCCTTAACTGCTATCCAGGGCATCCAACAAGATATGCAGGGAGAAATAAACGAAGTTGTTGAAAACGGTGATATGGATACAGATCAGTTCTACCAAATTCACAACCAAATCAGTCAAGGTACCCCCACGGACAATATTCCCGAAGATCAGCTTCGCATCTATCAGGAAGTACTGAATGAAGTAACTGCAGTTGAGGGTGAAGCCCAGGAAAAGATGGTAGAAGCAGTAGAGGACCAGGGGATTTCTGTGGACGACTATAACACAATCATCACCCAAGCCCAGAGCGACCCGAACCTCATGGCGGAAATCCAGCAGTTAATGGAAGGGTAA
- a CDS encoding response regulator transcription factor, giving the protein MTGEIILVEDNQDIREALREYLIIEGYTVKEFSGVKGVSQELKQQRGDLVILDLMLPDGSGFSLLKEIRSIRGVPVLILSAKDTESDRITGFELGADDYVVKPFSPREIVLRVGALLRRGGGSEFETKRGRDEASIIEITVRGTTIVQDLDAHSLMVNGEIVEVTAAEWEILGLLLSSPGRVFSREQILDRCLGYSLAGTTRTVDTHISNLRSKLGGEGCIRTHRGYGYAIHSDQSVPD; this is encoded by the coding sequence TTGACCGGTGAAATAATTCTTGTGGAGGATAATCAAGATATCCGAGAGGCGTTACGGGAATACCTCATTATTGAGGGATACACAGTAAAAGAATTCTCCGGAGTGAAGGGTGTTTCCCAGGAGTTGAAGCAGCAGCGTGGTGACTTGGTTATTCTGGATCTCATGCTGCCCGACGGGAGCGGGTTCAGTTTGCTGAAGGAGATCCGTTCTATCCGTGGTGTTCCGGTACTCATCCTCTCGGCCAAGGACACTGAGTCGGATCGGATTACCGGCTTTGAGCTGGGGGCAGATGATTATGTGGTTAAACCCTTCTCTCCCCGGGAGATAGTCTTGCGGGTTGGGGCGTTGTTACGCCGGGGAGGGGGATCTGAATTCGAAACCAAGAGAGGTCGTGACGAAGCCTCAATTATTGAAATAACTGTCCGGGGCACAACCATTGTGCAGGACCTGGATGCCCATAGCCTGATGGTAAACGGAGAGATAGTGGAGGTAACCGCTGCGGAGTGGGAGATTCTCGGTTTATTATTATCCAGTCCGGGGAGGGTGTTCTCCCGGGAGCAGATTCTGGACCGGTGTCTTGGATATTCATTGGCAGGTACTACCAGAACAGTGGACACCCATATTTCTAATCTACGATCCAAATTGGGCGGTGAAGGCTGCATTCGAACTCATCGGGGGTACGGGTATGCCATCCACTCGGATCAATCTGTCCCGGATTAA
- a CDS encoding sensor histidine kinase, whose translation MKRNPQQPGMFSFMIVNALLPAVLSVAVFFVVVMVSLQDSVENWNRYRHQARSETYASIITSIYASQGELGESALQDALSPLLDGGSYLLVADTQRQPVWVYIRGQRVIPPEGQSPTQVLAAQGIKGTALPRVLLNGAEVVGYLYSGIGGFLDDPANVQFFTHILRSLFWGGGIGLVSAFAIGMFRSTGFSRSLGRLSRVLQEGDLNAPDLEHLRVPTREIDELVSSVVSLRRRLNREKELRKHWNQNIAHDLRTPLTVFRAQIEGILDGVLTLDQDRGTRLLTQLEHIESLVQNLRNLTAAEDPDTAVQMDWYEAGEVLEHLPGVEEKLTITISPKTLRIYGDLHLLRRGAANLIQNALDNSTSGRAELLIHQAGTGTHRLLKITAKNPGSVESENDSPKEGPEITRGRFRGFGIPILHAIAQRHGGSFTMAQQGSEVVSELVIPQPAA comes from the coding sequence ATGAAACGAAATCCCCAGCAACCAGGAATGTTCTCCTTCATGATCGTGAATGCCCTCCTGCCTGCGGTGTTATCGGTGGCTGTATTCTTTGTGGTGGTGATGGTCTCTCTCCAAGATTCCGTGGAGAACTGGAACAGGTACCGACATCAGGCCAGGAGCGAAACCTACGCATCCATTATTACCTCAATCTACGCCTCTCAGGGGGAATTAGGGGAATCGGCTCTTCAGGATGCCCTCTCGCCACTGCTGGATGGAGGCAGCTATCTGTTGGTGGCGGATACCCAGCGTCAGCCGGTGTGGGTGTATATTCGAGGTCAGCGGGTAATTCCCCCGGAGGGGCAGAGTCCCACCCAGGTTCTGGCTGCCCAGGGGATCAAGGGGACGGCGCTTCCCCGGGTTCTCCTAAACGGGGCTGAGGTGGTAGGCTATCTGTACAGCGGCATCGGCGGATTCCTGGATGATCCGGCAAATGTCCAGTTTTTCACCCACATCCTCCGGTCCCTTTTTTGGGGTGGAGGGATCGGTCTTGTTAGCGCGTTTGCCATAGGAATGTTTAGGTCTACTGGGTTCAGTCGATCCCTGGGTCGGTTGAGCAGGGTCTTACAAGAAGGTGATTTGAATGCCCCCGATCTGGAGCATCTGAGGGTTCCAACCCGGGAAATTGATGAACTTGTATCATCGGTGGTGAGTCTTCGAAGGCGTCTGAACCGAGAGAAGGAATTACGAAAACACTGGAATCAGAACATAGCCCATGACCTTCGTACCCCCTTGACGGTGTTCCGTGCCCAAATTGAGGGGATCTTAGACGGCGTGTTAACCCTGGATCAGGACCGCGGTACCCGGCTCCTTACCCAGTTGGAGCATATCGAATCATTGGTACAAAACCTGAGGAACCTCACCGCAGCAGAAGATCCGGACACTGCGGTACAGATGGACTGGTATGAGGCCGGGGAGGTATTGGAGCATTTACCTGGGGTGGAAGAGAAACTAACTATCACAATTTCTCCCAAGACACTGCGTATTTACGGAGATCTTCATCTATTACGCCGGGGGGCGGCGAATCTCATTCAAAATGCCCTGGATAACAGCACCAGCGGCAGGGCAGAACTTCTGATTCATCAGGCAGGTACCGGAACTCACCGGCTCCTCAAAATCACCGCTAAAAATCCCGGCAGCGTAGAATCGGAGAATGATTCCCCGAAGGAGGGGCCGGAGATTACCCGGGGTCGATTCCGGGGGTTTGGAATCCCCATTCTACACGCCATTGCCCAGCGCCACGGCGGGAGCTTTACTATGGCCCAGCAGGGTAGTGAGGTGGTTTCTGAATTAGTAATTCCTCAACCGGCGGCTTGA